In Aedes albopictus strain Foshan chromosome 3, AalbF5, whole genome shotgun sequence, the following are encoded in one genomic region:
- the LOC109433195 gene encoding alpha-endosulfine isoform X2, producing MSSEESAEQTTTEQTTVDQSEEEQQQSVSELEKQEEAKMKAKYGPNAGLGARGLGGHSAFLQKRLQKGQKYFDSGDYQMAKQKGGGVKQVFANKVPTGEAIPTPETVPVRKTSIIQTCNKFQS from the exons ATGAGTTCCGAAGAAAGCGCAGAGCAAACCACCACTGAACAGACTACTGTCGATCAATCGGAAGAA GAGCAACAGCAGTCGGTCAGTGAGTTGGAGAAGCAGGAGGAAGCCAAGATGAAGGCAAAGTACGGCCCAAATGCAGGCCTAGGTGCCCGTGGTCTGGGCGGTCATTCGGCGTTCTTGCAGAAACGTCTCCAAAAGGGACAAAAGTACTTCGATTCGGGCGATTATCAAATGGCCAAACAAAAGGGCGGTGGCGTCAAGCAGGTGTTCGCCAACAAGGTTCCAACAGGCGAGGCCATTCCCACTCCCGAGACGGTCCCAGTGAGAAAAACCTCGATCATTCAGACCTGTAACAAGTTTCAAAGTTAA
- the LOC109433195 gene encoding alpha-endosulfine isoform X1: MSSEESAEQTTTEQTTVDQSEEQEQQQSVSELEKQEEAKMKAKYGPNAGLGARGLGGHSAFLQKRLQKGQKYFDSGDYQMAKQKGGGVKQVFANKVPTGEAIPTPETVPVRKTSIIQTCNKFQS; this comes from the exons ATGAGTTCCGAAGAAAGCGCAGAGCAAACCACCACTGAACAGACTACTGTCGATCAATCGGAAGAA CAGGAGCAACAGCAGTCGGTCAGTGAGTTGGAGAAGCAGGAGGAAGCCAAGATGAAGGCAAAGTACGGCCCAAATGCAGGCCTAGGTGCCCGTGGTCTGGGCGGTCATTCGGCGTTCTTGCAGAAACGTCTCCAAAAGGGACAAAAGTACTTCGATTCGGGCGATTATCAAATGGCCAAACAAAAGGGCGGTGGCGTCAAGCAGGTGTTCGCCAACAAGGTTCCAACAGGCGAGGCCATTCCCACTCCCGAGACGGTCCCAGTGAGAAAAACCTCGATCATTCAGACCTGTAACAAGTTTCAAAGTTAA
- the LOC109403454 gene encoding viral IAP-associated factor homolog, which yields MQDPNEDTEWNDVLRAKGILPPKKEKEITEDDIIGMIENTIEQKQNQNKDLANMGLDELDELEDSEDEAVLLEYRKKRMAEMQAMAQKAKFGTVMEISGQDYVQEVTKAGPEIYVVLHLYSRGVPFCSLINQQLNQLAMRFPATKFIKAIATTCIPNYPERNLPTIFVYYEGQMKRQLVGPVELGGPNLSCEELEYMLGQAKAIDTTITEDPRKARAVKDKMFADLADSNDW from the exons ATGCAG GACCCCAATGAGGACACCGAGTGGAATGATGTGCTGCGAGCAAAGGGAATTCTTCCTCCGAAAAAGGAGAAAGAGATCACTGAAGATGACATTATCGGAATGATTGAGAACACCATTGAGCAGAAACAGAACCAGAACAAAGACCTCGCAAACATGGGATTAGACGAGCTAGATGAGCTGGAAGACTCCGAGGATGAAGCTGTATTGCTCGAGTATCGCAAGAAGCGAATGGCTGAAATGCAAGCAATGGCACAAAAGGCCAAATTTGGAACAGTGATGGAGATTTCTGGTCAGGACTACGTCCAGGAGGTCACCAAAGCTGGGCCTGAGATCTATGTGGTTCTGCATTTATATAGTCGAGGTGTTCCTTTCTGTTCGCTGATCAATCAACAATTGAACCAACTGGCCATGCGGTTCCCGGCAACGAAGTTCATCAAAGCAATTGCAACTACTTGCATTCCTAACTATCCGGAACGCAATCTACCGACTATCTTCGTGTACTACGAGGGCCAAATGAAGCGGCAATTGGTGGGTCCGGTTGAACTGGGAGGGCCCAACTTGAGCTGTGAAGAGTTGGAATATATGCTGGGACAGGCCAAGGCCATCGATACGACCATTACGGAAGATCCTCGTAAGGCAAGGGCCGTGAAGGATAAGATGTTCGCGGACTTGGCGGATAGTAACGATTGGTGA